A single region of the Triticum dicoccoides isolate Atlit2015 ecotype Zavitan chromosome 2B, WEW_v2.0, whole genome shotgun sequence genome encodes:
- the LOC119367828 gene encoding ensconsin-like yields MASSGSRTRPPCADQEDMPKTWLEASLDKKKEKDVPTPPCWCGDVCKLKVSTDRNKSWTEGRRFFVCPNYAHDRRRPTNAYDIPPSPPPLCKYFTWIDHEVPKDIQEDQRADWLRRQRLFEESYARGLERERREKEDRERKKREQERARKEKAARQEERASKLARARDAREEDEARDKKGKWPRTTQ; encoded by the exons atggcttcatccggttccaggaCGAGGCCACCGTGCGCGGACCAAGAGGACATGCCGAAGACGTGGTTGGAGGCCAGTTtggacaagaagaaggagaaggatgtgCCCACACCACCATGTTGGTGTGGTGATGTTTGCAAGCTGAAGGTGTCCACTGACCGCAACAAGTCATGGACAGAAGGTAGAAGGTTTTTCGTGTGTCCCAACTATGCACATGATCGTCGAAGGCCAACTAACGCATATGACATACCACCG TCCCCTCCTCCACTTTGCAAGTACTTCACTTGGATAGATCACGAGGTACCAAAAGATATCCAAGAGGACCAACGTGCAGATTGGTTACGGAGGCAGCGCCTATTCGAGGAGTCCTATGCACGGGGATTGGAGCGGGAGCGTCGTGAGAAGGAGGATCGTGAGCGCAAGAAGCGTGAGCAAGAGAGGGCACGCAAAGAGAAGGCGGCTCGTCAAGAAGAGAGGGCAAGCAAACTTGCAAGGGCTCGCGATGCACGAGAGGAGGACgaggcacgtgacaagaagggaaAGTGGCCCCGGACTACTCAGTAG